Proteins encoded within one genomic window of Macrobrachium nipponense isolate FS-2020 chromosome 9, ASM1510439v2, whole genome shotgun sequence:
- the LOC135218022 gene encoding uncharacterized protein LOC135218022, translated as MQKHAADIREDSPLAEYVEPAPWKPELFNINYTVLPASKEACTIQQLKQAAQDSIRKTTATNEYFTDGSVDLSIPAAAAGVYSTSLKGNWRLSDNASTLQTELIAIAKALEDSQHKLGNTTIHTDSKGAIQAITKGKAKENIKLLTSIWAIANIHQTRNRQITLNWIPSHIGIQGNEEADSLAKSGLHINNIGIKISHSLTQLKSKAAAYCQVQEESKVRRAVFGGSNTAKWYVDTTSLQPHDIPKDMSRALAVIIHRLRLGYQCTWQKIVGDPRPCKYCERIPEEPLEHYLLDCPET; from the coding sequence atgcaaaagcaTGCTGCTGACATCAGAGAAGACTCTCCTCTTGCTGAGTATGTTGAACCAGCACCCTGGAAACCAGAACTCTTCAATATTAACTACACAGTCCTcccagcaagcaaggaagcatgcaccattcaacagctgaaacaagcagcacaagattcaataaggaaaacgacagccacaaatgaatactttacagatggatcagtagacctcagcattCCTGCGGCGGCGGCAGGAGTCTACTCGACATCACTAAAAGGGAACTGGAGGCTCTCAGATAATGCCTCCACTCTACAGACTGAGCTGATAGCAATCGCTAAAGCGCTAGAAGACTCTCAacacaaactaggaaacacaaCTATCCACACCGACTctaaaggagcaatacaagccatcacaaaaggcaaagcaaaagaaaatatcaaactcctgACAAGCATATGGGCAATTGCCAACATCCACCAAACCAGAAACAGACagataactctcaactggattccaagtcacataggaatccaaggaaatgaggaagcagactCCCTAGCAAAGAGCGGGTTACACATCAACAACATAGGTATCAAAATCAGCCACTCACTGACTCAACTTAAAAGCAAAGCCGCAGCATACTgtcaagtgcaagaagaaagcaaagtcaggagagcggtctttggaggctctaacactgcaaagtggtatgtagaCACCACCAGTCTGCAACCACATGACATTCCCAAAGATATGTCAAGAGCACTAGCAGTCATAATTCATCGTCTAAGGCTGGGATACCAATGCACTTGGCAAAAGATAGTAGGCGATCCCAGGCCATGCAAGTACTGCGAAAGAATTCCAGAAGAACCTCTAGAACACTACCtcttagactgtccagaaacgtag